The sequence CTGGGTCGTCGAACCGCTCGATGACGGAAACCGGACGCTGGTGCGTTTCGTCGTCACGTACGATCCGGAATCGGTATCGTCGGGGATTCTCGATGTTCCTCGTTTCGTCTCGCTCGACTGGGTCGTTCGGAAGGCGATTGGACTCATCGAGGCGGAGGGTCGTCGGGTCGTCCGGCGGGTCGTCGCCGATCTCGAGGGCGAATCACGACCGGTCGACCTCGAGGTCGAGTACCGGTGACTACAACGTGTAGTCGTTCTCGCCGTCCTCCGCGTCGAGGAATGCAGCGAGCAAGTCCACGACCGCGGTGACGTCCGTTTCCCGGACGACTTCCGTGGGCGTGTGGAGGTACCGCGTCGGAACGGAGATCGCACCCACCGGTTTGGCCCCGGCGGATTGCTGGAACCCGCCGGTGTCCGTTCCACCACTCGGCAGGACCTCGATCTGATAGGGCAGTTCCTCGGTTTCCGCAATCCTTCGCAGACGGCGGTGGACCTTCGGGTTCGTGATGACGCTCGAATCCTTGAGCTTGATAGCGGCTCCCTCCCCGAGCTCCGTCACGTAGTCGGCCTCGTCTCCGACCTGCGGAACGTCGTTCGCGACCGTCGTGTCCACAGCGATGGCGAGGTCGGGGTCGAGGTCGACGCCCAGTGCCCTGGCACCGCGGAGTCCGACCTCCTCCTGAACGGTGGCCGCGAAGTGCACGGTGACCGCCGGATCGACCATCTTGGCGGCCTGGAGCATGGCATAGAGGCTCACCCGGTTGTCGATCGCCTTGCCCGTTATCGTCGACCCGACCCGCTCGGTTCGCTGATCCACGGTCACCAGGTCGCCCGTCGCGACCTGGTCTGTCACTGCCGCTGGGTCAATGCCCATGTCGATATAGACATCCTCGACGGCGTCCTCCGCCTCGAGATCCTCCTCGTCGAGCGTGTGTGGTGGCGGAGAACCGATCACCCCCGGACGGTCGCCATCGGCGGCGTGGACCGTCACGCGCTGAGCGCGGAGGACGCGTGGATCCCACCCGCCGAGCGGGTCGACCTGGAGGAAGCCGTCGTCGGTAACGTGGCGGACCATGAACCCGATTTCGTCCATGTGTGCCGCGACGGCAACCTCGTACTCCGGGTCGCGCCGTCCCTCGACGGTGCCCACGACGTTTCCCATCGCGTCGGTTCTGACTACGTCGACGACCCCCTCGAATTCCCGGCGGACGACCGTTCGGATCCGGTCCTCGTAGCC is a genomic window of Halanaeroarchaeum sulfurireducens containing:
- a CDS encoding M42 family metallopeptidase, with the protein product MVREFDLFRELTETSGAPGYEDRIRTVVRREFEGVVDVVRTDAMGNVVGTVEGRRDPEYEVAVAAHMDEIGFMVRHVTDDGFLQVDPLGGWDPRVLRAQRVTVHAADGDRPGVIGSPPPHTLDEEDLEAEDAVEDVYIDMGIDPAAVTDQVATGDLVTVDQRTERVGSTITGKAIDNRVSLYAMLQAAKMVDPAVTVHFAATVQEEVGLRGARALGVDLDPDLAIAVDTTVANDVPQVGDEADYVTELGEGAAIKLKDSSVITNPKVHRRLRRIAETEELPYQIEVLPSGGTDTGGFQQSAGAKPVGAISVPTRYLHTPTEVVRETDVTAVVDLLAAFLDAEDGENDYTL